One segment of Rhodopirellula baltica SH 1 DNA contains the following:
- a CDS encoding DUF1549 and DUF1553 domain-containing protein, with protein sequence MNLPAHVGLICGAVLVLTISASVSRAESPAPSTASATNGELQDVTQPLSIRMSDGTSEETPNFQRHITPLLGRLGCNGRACHGSFQGRGDFQLSLFGYDFRADHAALLDPDTGRVDTDDVAESLILAKPTDADMHEGGKRLEEGSWQYNTLRNWIAAGAKFDNQNVDELDRLEIQPSEIQFQNESQSVALTAIAHWADGTREDVTDLCRFTTNDDAIAVIDENGLVSAGETGDTHVVIAYDRAVVPVPVIRRVVATDPNPSPTPSEHRIDQLIEVKLDKLGITPSGLCDDSDFIRRASLDITGTLPAAADVRAFLADTRSDKRERLIDELLDSPGYAAWWATRLADWTGNSDEQLNNALPIRGSASRLWYEWLRVRLEDNLPYDQIVEGIVMADNREEDESYLQYCESMTQACRPGNESQFAERSGMPLYWARRNFQKPEERAIGFAYSFLGIRIECAQCHKHPFDQWSKDDFDQFAMLFKSIEARPNTVARDSKADRDELISKITGEEKLRNGDLRRKIYKAAAQGETVPFPELVYNDSAIQSLKRRAKAKAKKNPKAAPLSIPEGFILGQSEPVALDRDPRGELMNWLRQKDNPYFAKAIVNRVWANYFGIGIIDPTDDMNLANAPSNAELLDELASGFIHSGYDLKWLSREIATSDAYQRSMDTNASNEHDDHNFARHVPRRLPAEVIHDAVLLATQSSEEADRMRDEMEQMAIANGVTQNRNNRNFALQVFGQSERESNCDCDRSDSPSLLQSIYLRNDFEMYRQLGSKDGWVTQTMKSLGIESGDAGVDAQVLRRAEQFQNQTIAKIKRYKKMAPKQRRANQDRIRDEYKRVREKLSQYGFDSPKLSDLLDDPSAWELTRVESDQQPEPGTSMEQVVNDAYLRTLSRFPDADERETSLQFIAESDSPKVGIESLMWALVNTKEFIITH encoded by the coding sequence TTGAATTTGCCAGCCCACGTTGGGCTGATTTGTGGAGCTGTTTTGGTTCTCACAATCTCGGCCAGTGTTTCTCGGGCTGAATCTCCCGCCCCGTCGACGGCCTCGGCCACAAATGGTGAGCTGCAAGACGTTACTCAGCCACTTTCGATTCGCATGTCCGATGGGACGTCCGAAGAAACCCCAAACTTCCAACGTCACATCACCCCGCTGCTTGGCCGCCTAGGATGCAACGGGCGGGCATGCCATGGATCCTTCCAAGGTCGTGGTGACTTTCAACTCTCGTTGTTTGGCTACGACTTCCGCGCCGACCACGCGGCACTGCTCGATCCGGACACCGGCCGAGTTGATACCGACGATGTCGCCGAGAGTCTGATCCTGGCCAAGCCAACGGATGCGGACATGCATGAGGGAGGCAAGCGTTTGGAAGAAGGTAGCTGGCAATACAACACGCTTCGCAATTGGATCGCCGCAGGAGCCAAGTTCGACAATCAGAACGTCGACGAACTCGATCGCCTCGAGATTCAACCATCCGAGATTCAATTCCAAAACGAGTCTCAATCGGTGGCTCTGACAGCCATTGCACACTGGGCGGACGGTACCCGGGAAGACGTCACTGACCTATGCCGGTTCACGACCAATGATGATGCGATTGCCGTCATCGACGAAAACGGGTTGGTCTCCGCCGGCGAAACTGGCGACACCCATGTCGTGATCGCGTACGACCGGGCCGTCGTTCCGGTTCCGGTCATTCGTCGTGTCGTCGCAACGGATCCCAATCCTTCACCGACTCCCTCCGAACATCGAATTGATCAGCTGATTGAAGTCAAACTCGATAAACTGGGCATTACCCCGTCAGGACTCTGCGATGATTCCGACTTCATCCGCAGAGCCAGCCTGGACATCACCGGCACACTTCCCGCCGCCGCAGACGTGCGTGCGTTCTTGGCCGACACTCGCTCGGACAAACGGGAACGTTTGATTGACGAACTGCTTGATTCGCCGGGCTACGCAGCTTGGTGGGCAACCCGCCTTGCAGATTGGACCGGCAACAGTGATGAGCAGCTCAACAATGCCTTGCCGATTCGCGGTTCAGCATCACGGCTTTGGTACGAATGGTTGCGGGTTCGCCTGGAAGACAATTTGCCTTACGACCAAATCGTCGAAGGCATCGTCATGGCTGACAATCGCGAAGAAGACGAGTCTTACCTGCAGTACTGCGAATCGATGACACAAGCCTGCCGCCCGGGCAACGAATCGCAATTCGCGGAGCGTTCCGGCATGCCGCTGTATTGGGCTCGTCGCAACTTTCAAAAGCCCGAAGAACGAGCGATTGGATTTGCCTACTCGTTCCTTGGGATTCGAATTGAATGTGCTCAGTGCCACAAACATCCGTTTGATCAATGGTCCAAAGATGACTTCGATCAGTTCGCCATGCTCTTCAAAAGCATCGAAGCTCGTCCAAACACTGTCGCACGAGACTCGAAAGCCGACCGCGATGAGCTGATCTCGAAAATCACCGGCGAAGAAAAACTTCGCAACGGCGACCTACGCCGCAAAATCTACAAGGCCGCCGCGCAAGGCGAAACGGTTCCATTCCCTGAACTGGTCTACAACGACTCAGCAATTCAATCGCTGAAGCGACGTGCAAAAGCCAAAGCAAAAAAGAATCCCAAGGCTGCTCCGCTCAGCATTCCTGAAGGCTTCATCTTAGGACAATCAGAACCGGTTGCATTGGACCGTGATCCACGAGGTGAGCTGATGAACTGGCTTCGCCAAAAGGATAATCCATACTTCGCAAAAGCAATCGTCAATCGCGTTTGGGCAAACTACTTTGGCATTGGCATCATCGACCCAACCGATGATATGAACCTCGCCAATGCTCCTAGCAATGCCGAACTACTCGACGAGCTTGCAAGCGGATTCATTCACAGCGGCTATGACTTGAAGTGGCTCTCTCGCGAAATCGCGACGAGCGATGCGTATCAGCGAAGCATGGACACCAACGCCAGCAACGAACATGACGACCACAACTTTGCCCGTCACGTTCCACGACGACTGCCGGCGGAAGTGATTCACGATGCCGTGTTGCTTGCGACCCAGTCCAGCGAAGAAGCAGATCGCATGCGAGACGAAATGGAGCAAATGGCGATTGCCAACGGAGTCACTCAGAATCGCAACAATCGAAACTTTGCTCTCCAAGTATTCGGCCAATCAGAACGGGAAAGCAATTGCGATTGCGACCGCAGTGATTCGCCCAGCTTGCTTCAGTCGATCTATTTGCGAAACGACTTCGAAATGTATCGCCAACTCGGATCGAAAGATGGCTGGGTCACGCAAACGATGAAATCGCTTGGGATCGAGTCAGGCGACGCCGGAGTTGATGCGCAAGTCTTACGTCGAGCCGAGCAATTTCAAAATCAGACCATTGCAAAGATCAAGCGGTACAAAAAGATGGCTCCGAAACAACGTCGTGCCAACCAAGATCGGATCCGCGATGAATACAAACGAGTTCGAGAGAAGCTAAGCCAGTACGGATTCGATTCGCCAAAGCTATCCGACTTGCTTGATGATCCAAGCGCATGGGAATTGACTCGAGTCGAATCTGATCAACAACCAGAACCAGGCACCTCAATGGAACAGGTCGTCAATGACGCCTACCTGCGAACCCTGTCTCGTTTCCCCGACGCGGATGAACGCGAAACTTCGCTTCAGTTCATCGCTGAATCTGACTCTCCCAAAGTCGGCATCGAGTCGCTGATGTGGGCATTGGTTAATACCAAAGAATTCATCATCACTCACTGA
- a CDS encoding DUF1501 domain-containing protein, producing the protein MKLHRTCDGIVRRDFLRAGTLGLGAVALNGISLPSLLRAEETGRVLPGGAKRAIFIELNGGPSHIDTFDPKPDASDEVRGPFNPISTNVPGVQISEHLPKLAQVADKFAILRGVSHTLAAHQLGREYINCGTRPIPSLEYPSYGAVMTRECPGDHDIPNHVAIPKASHGAGFLGIQHAALETKSTPAPNKPFSVRGIALPGNVSIDEVTRRQSLLKKLDRRFASIEKNESLLQGLDRFGEQAYAMITSSRAREAFDISREPESMRKQFADDAFSQSCLLALRLIESDVRFVSLQLGGWDTHQDNFTKLKEQQLPKLDSGLSGLLTGLEQRGLLDSTAVFVTGEFGRTPKINDRSAEGGRDHYPRCMFMLMAGGNVRGGQVIGESDDTASGPRHEAITPDDVAASFYRNLGIDPTMEFASETGRPITLVRDGRPIDALFS; encoded by the coding sequence ATGAAACTTCATCGAACATGTGATGGAATCGTTCGCCGCGATTTTCTTCGTGCGGGAACACTGGGTTTGGGTGCGGTTGCATTGAATGGAATATCGCTGCCTTCGTTGCTCCGAGCTGAAGAAACCGGGCGCGTATTGCCGGGCGGCGCTAAACGAGCCATTTTCATCGAGCTCAACGGTGGCCCCTCGCACATCGACACGTTCGATCCAAAACCCGATGCGAGTGATGAGGTTCGCGGACCGTTCAATCCCATCTCAACGAACGTTCCTGGCGTTCAAATCAGTGAGCACCTGCCGAAACTGGCACAAGTCGCGGATAAATTTGCGATCCTACGGGGCGTCAGCCACACACTCGCGGCACACCAACTAGGTCGCGAATACATCAACTGCGGCACACGCCCCATCCCATCGCTGGAATACCCCAGCTACGGTGCAGTGATGACACGTGAATGTCCTGGCGATCATGACATTCCCAACCACGTCGCGATTCCGAAAGCGTCACACGGTGCAGGGTTCCTAGGCATTCAACATGCCGCATTGGAAACCAAGTCAACTCCAGCTCCGAACAAACCCTTCTCGGTACGTGGAATTGCACTACCGGGAAACGTTTCCATCGACGAAGTCACACGCCGTCAGAGCCTCCTCAAGAAACTCGATCGTCGATTCGCATCCATCGAGAAAAACGAATCGTTGCTCCAAGGATTGGACCGCTTTGGCGAGCAAGCTTACGCGATGATCACGTCGTCACGAGCCCGCGAAGCCTTTGACATCTCACGTGAACCCGAGAGCATGCGAAAGCAGTTTGCGGACGATGCCTTCAGTCAAAGCTGTCTCCTCGCATTGCGTTTGATTGAATCCGATGTTCGTTTTGTGTCGCTGCAATTAGGTGGTTGGGATACGCACCAAGACAACTTCACAAAGCTGAAAGAACAACAGCTACCCAAGTTGGACTCGGGACTCAGCGGCCTGCTGACCGGGTTGGAACAGCGTGGGCTGCTCGATTCCACCGCGGTTTTCGTCACGGGCGAATTTGGCCGCACGCCGAAGATCAATGATCGCAGTGCAGAAGGTGGTCGAGACCATTATCCTCGTTGCATGTTCATGCTGATGGCAGGCGGCAACGTACGCGGTGGGCAGGTGATCGGAGAGAGCGATGACACCGCATCTGGTCCGCGGCACGAAGCGATCACCCCCGATGACGTCGCTGCGAGTTTCTATCGCAATTTGGGGATCGATCCCACGATGGAATTCGCAAGCGAAACCGGACGTCCCATTACTTTGGTTCGCGACGGTCGACCGATCGACGCATTATTCAGCTAA
- a CDS encoding polymorphic toxin-type HINT domain-containing protein: MKATRFDAWFGVRYSMGLFLVGATCWAATGVESQAVGADADWSAKLVDASSTGDVALREQLLANPPDDSEVQSLANALKGQMKDAHGQWVSIDETIKDVSHANRVTEYESRRDSMDDTAADHWQLSRWCRGQHMPGRARAHALRVVELQRDHVAAHRYLGNVQVRDAWVLAEEAVQQEKQLRETERNLKAYSPKIHAIAESFKLNDSGVLKKARKQLTRIDTPDAIDAVLLEASNGTDEFAVAAVEWLQDREEADAAVALARLAVFDQRRGLRDLATQSLKKVDPALFVPTMLDWCQGTIESTHSLVFNEGDRSYQVVRQYRREDAEGVKVLDSVTQVFAVQGGQAVGGGVIASRDAVESLHTESARDASVVRSEAERFNERSRFLQSRTAAVIGQLDSSFSGEQSAESICDWWFAYRGYGDTGIPPVERRLVRNVAYRAVGNSAPIGSSPIRVRALSNRSGSQKGDSSEPQGPQEKQTWAQKKAASVPQATIGVYVRPAADCLVAGTLVWTDRGMRPVESLRLGDQVLSCDVQTGSLSYQSVLRQTVREPEPLTKIQLGSDEIVASKGHPFWVVGRGWTTTEQLVPGDALHGADGVAVIDSLSPANTDKTYNLVVEQTHSYFVGKSRILSHDAEVERPDGIAMPGVAL, encoded by the coding sequence ATGAAGGCGACGCGATTCGATGCTTGGTTTGGTGTTCGATATTCGATGGGACTATTTCTCGTCGGTGCGACTTGTTGGGCGGCAACCGGGGTTGAGTCCCAGGCAGTCGGTGCAGATGCGGATTGGTCTGCCAAGTTGGTTGACGCTTCATCGACGGGTGACGTCGCTCTTCGCGAGCAACTGCTTGCCAATCCTCCCGACGACTCCGAAGTTCAGTCATTAGCAAATGCTTTGAAAGGGCAAATGAAAGACGCCCATGGTCAGTGGGTATCGATTGATGAAACGATCAAGGACGTCAGTCACGCCAATCGCGTGACTGAATACGAGAGCCGTCGTGACTCGATGGATGACACGGCCGCCGATCACTGGCAACTTTCGCGTTGGTGCCGTGGCCAGCACATGCCCGGCCGCGCTCGTGCACATGCATTGCGTGTTGTCGAACTGCAACGTGACCACGTCGCGGCACATCGCTATCTCGGCAATGTTCAAGTGAGGGATGCTTGGGTCCTGGCAGAAGAGGCTGTTCAGCAAGAAAAACAGCTTCGCGAGACGGAACGGAACCTAAAGGCTTATTCGCCTAAAATTCACGCGATTGCAGAGTCGTTCAAGTTGAACGACTCCGGCGTGTTGAAAAAGGCTCGCAAACAACTGACGCGGATCGACACGCCAGACGCCATTGATGCGGTTTTGTTAGAGGCATCCAATGGAACGGATGAATTCGCCGTCGCAGCCGTTGAGTGGTTGCAAGATCGAGAGGAAGCTGACGCCGCAGTCGCACTTGCCCGGTTGGCTGTGTTTGATCAACGGAGAGGACTTCGCGACTTGGCGACGCAGTCGTTGAAGAAAGTCGATCCAGCTTTGTTCGTTCCAACCATGTTGGATTGGTGCCAGGGGACTATCGAGTCAACTCACAGTTTGGTCTTCAACGAAGGGGACCGATCCTACCAAGTCGTTCGGCAATATCGTCGAGAAGATGCGGAAGGTGTGAAGGTTTTAGATTCCGTGACGCAAGTGTTTGCAGTGCAAGGTGGGCAGGCTGTAGGTGGCGGTGTGATCGCTAGCCGCGACGCGGTGGAGAGTCTTCATACGGAAAGTGCTCGCGATGCCAGTGTGGTTCGGTCCGAAGCGGAGCGATTCAATGAACGCAGTCGTTTCCTGCAAAGTCGCACCGCTGCGGTGATCGGACAGCTCGATTCAAGCTTCAGTGGTGAACAGTCCGCGGAAAGCATTTGTGATTGGTGGTTCGCCTATCGCGGATATGGTGACACGGGAATTCCCCCGGTCGAACGCCGGCTGGTACGAAATGTCGCCTATCGTGCGGTGGGCAATTCCGCTCCGATTGGATCGTCGCCGATTCGAGTTCGAGCATTGTCTAATCGCTCAGGGAGTCAGAAAGGGGATTCCTCGGAGCCGCAGGGACCCCAGGAAAAGCAGACATGGGCACAAAAAAAAGCCGCTTCGGTTCCACAGGCCACGATCGGCGTCTACGTTCGTCCAGCTGCGGATTGTTTGGTGGCCGGAACGCTTGTCTGGACCGATCGCGGTATGCGACCTGTTGAAAGTTTGCGATTGGGCGATCAAGTCTTGAGCTGTGATGTGCAAACAGGGTCGCTGAGCTACCAAAGCGTTCTACGGCAAACGGTTCGCGAACCCGAGCCGCTAACCAAAATCCAGCTCGGTAGTGATGAGATTGTCGCTTCCAAAGGTCACCCGTTCTGGGTGGTCGGGCGTGGTTGGACGACGACGGAACAGCTTGTTCCAGGCGATGCACTGCACGGTGCTGATGGGGTGGCAGTGATCGATTCGCTCTCTCCTGCGAATACCGACAAGACTTACAACCTGGTTGTGGAACAGACCCACAGTTACTTCGTTGGCAAATCCCGAATTCTGTCTCACGACGCGGAAGTCGAGCGACCAGATGGAATCGCGATGCCCGGCGTTGCTCTTTAG
- a CDS encoding Mur ligase family protein, with translation MKLDSREQRSTETIHSRQQGGDEMRHAIDQWLSQTKPGGTFRSSFGSSSLPPHEAVKWTDPSGTSVQTVRRVEQSSATEQIQSRTAKLAAATEQESATSHSSATKRDDATARLSGLLKKVRFFSGSDIEFTSIAQSAETCQPGQLVVYRLGDDCPVELISQALARGAAGILTEQILPAPIPQAIVADTDRALAEIRSNQTDRPDQKLITIGIVGSAGKTITSFLTASVLRDIPCRVAYQTDLGSSDSVVTEAGTAKVTNGASLIDALSDAVDAGAAVSITEMDSAQLRLGAYDQIELDIVVVTGLDMGGNDFGPSPIECAFELAGQGGVLIVPESDQRAVSAAHTAAQSQNIEVVTYGVDNGADVSIRTISLEDGTLTAMLRHESRAAVMESFLGRGHFAECLAAAAAVGVVTENPLPQIAESLCKLRELPGRFEAITSGDWETDQNNPVVRLDIGGSPERVKFALQAARKELLQTPASTAPMTLPMHGSSSVNNTKRPKLWCVLSVSENDDAETLMQYGRLLESMPDHCVLTCADKDKANFLSMSHGVLDGIQDVAAMRLVADSSRAIQWAHAEASNNDMILVVGGIDRSHPDSERRSLDAVTQVIAACAEESQRARQANSHPSILKGSHADATPGKDLTGPNSSTKSDKPDLKLFDGN, from the coding sequence GTGAAACTGGATTCGCGTGAACAAAGAAGCACCGAGACGATCCATTCACGTCAGCAAGGAGGCGACGAGATGCGTCACGCAATCGATCAATGGTTGAGCCAAACAAAACCGGGCGGAACTTTCCGGTCATCTTTCGGCTCATCTTCTCTTCCGCCTCACGAAGCGGTGAAGTGGACCGATCCCTCGGGCACAAGCGTCCAAACGGTTCGCCGAGTAGAACAATCTTCTGCCACCGAGCAGATTCAATCTCGAACGGCGAAGTTGGCCGCGGCGACGGAACAAGAATCGGCGACCTCCCATTCATCCGCAACCAAACGTGATGACGCCACCGCTCGCCTGTCTGGATTGCTGAAGAAAGTCCGTTTCTTCTCCGGTTCTGACATCGAGTTCACCTCGATCGCTCAATCGGCGGAAACCTGCCAACCCGGTCAATTGGTGGTCTATCGCTTGGGCGACGACTGCCCGGTTGAGTTGATTTCGCAAGCGCTCGCTCGAGGTGCCGCTGGCATTCTGACCGAGCAAATTCTTCCCGCTCCGATTCCACAAGCGATCGTTGCCGATACGGATCGTGCTCTCGCGGAAATTCGATCCAATCAAACCGATCGCCCCGACCAAAAACTCATCACCATTGGAATCGTTGGATCGGCAGGGAAAACGATCACTTCGTTTCTAACCGCATCGGTTCTTCGTGACATCCCCTGCCGTGTTGCTTACCAAACGGACCTTGGCTCGAGTGACTCCGTTGTCACGGAAGCAGGCACCGCCAAAGTCACCAACGGCGCGTCGCTGATTGATGCATTGTCTGATGCGGTCGATGCGGGTGCCGCGGTCAGCATCACCGAGATGGACTCAGCTCAATTGCGACTGGGAGCCTACGATCAAATCGAACTCGACATCGTGGTCGTGACCGGACTTGACATGGGCGGGAACGACTTTGGCCCTTCGCCCATCGAGTGTGCTTTTGAATTGGCAGGGCAGGGCGGTGTGTTGATCGTTCCTGAATCCGATCAACGCGCCGTTTCAGCTGCTCACACGGCGGCCCAATCACAGAACATCGAAGTGGTCACCTACGGTGTGGACAACGGAGCTGACGTTTCGATCCGAACGATCTCGCTAGAGGACGGAACACTGACCGCCATGTTACGGCACGAATCACGAGCTGCCGTGATGGAATCATTCCTCGGTCGCGGACACTTCGCTGAGTGTTTGGCTGCCGCGGCAGCCGTTGGCGTCGTGACCGAAAACCCATTGCCACAGATCGCAGAATCGCTCTGCAAACTTCGCGAATTGCCTGGACGTTTCGAAGCGATCACCAGCGGTGACTGGGAAACCGACCAGAACAATCCGGTCGTCCGTCTGGATATTGGCGGATCGCCCGAACGAGTGAAGTTCGCCCTGCAAGCCGCTCGCAAAGAGCTGCTGCAAACTCCCGCCAGCACCGCCCCGATGACATTGCCGATGCATGGATCATCGAGCGTGAACAACACAAAGCGACCCAAACTTTGGTGCGTTTTGTCGGTGAGCGAAAACGACGATGCGGAAACGCTAATGCAATACGGGCGACTTTTGGAATCCATGCCCGACCACTGTGTTTTGACCTGTGCCGACAAGGACAAAGCAAACTTTTTGTCGATGAGCCACGGTGTTTTGGATGGGATTCAAGACGTTGCCGCCATGCGGTTGGTCGCGGATTCAAGCCGCGCCATTCAATGGGCTCACGCCGAAGCAAGCAACAACGACATGATCTTGGTAGTTGGCGGAATCGACCGCAGCCATCCCGACTCGGAACGCCGGTCACTGGACGCGGTCACGCAGGTCATCGCGGCGTGTGCGGAAGAAAGCCAGAGAGCTCGCCAAGCGAACTCACACCCATCGATCTTGAAAGGGTCGCATGCCGATGCAACACCCGGCAAAGACTTGACGGGTCCAAACAGTTCCACGAAATCCGACAAACCCGACCTCAAGTTGTTTGACGGAAACTGA